A genome region from Dolichospermum compactum NIES-806 includes the following:
- a CDS encoding type II toxin-antitoxin system VapB family antitoxin — MTTSLNINEALLKEALELDNQVNIDSLVETALREYIQRRKQLKVLDLFGTIEYDESYNYKQQRHQA; from the coding sequence GTGACTACATCTCTCAACATCAACGAAGCCTTACTAAAAGAGGCGTTGGAACTTGATAATCAGGTGAACATTGATTCTTTAGTAGAAACAGCACTGCGCGAATATATTCAACGTCGTAAGCAGCTCAAAGTATTAGACCTCTTTGGAACTATCGAGTATGACGAAAGCTATAACTATAAGCAGCAACGTCATCAAGCATGA
- a CDS encoding PIN domain-containing protein codes for MTDDQVALIGAIRQEILSGIRNFEQFTRLRDYLRAFPDLELMSEDYELAAEFFNICRSKGIQGSNTDFLICAVAHRRSYSILSTDNDFQNFLVHIPIILLPVEG; via the coding sequence ATCACTGATGATCAAGTTGCCTTAATAGGCGCAATTCGTCAAGAAATTCTTTCTGGAATCCGCAATTTTGAACAGTTTACCCGTCTGCGAGATTACCTCCGAGCTTTCCCTGATTTAGAACTCATGTCTGAAGACTACGAACTTGCCGCCGAGTTTTTCAATATCTGCCGCAGTAAAGGCATTCAGGGTTCAAATACTGATTTTTTGATTTGTGCAGTTGCTCATCGTCGCAGCTACAGCATCCTCTCCACTGACAATGATTTTCAGAATTTTCTAGTACATATTCCTATTATTTTATTACCTGTTGAGGGTTAA
- a CDS encoding PIN domain-containing protein, with protein sequence MILLDSDIMIDFLRKYPPAISWLSSLGEEEIALAGYLAMELMQGCRNKLELQEIRKFIANSAFILLSRVIRA encoded by the coding sequence ATGATTCTCCTAGATAGTGATATTATGATTGACTTTCTTCGTAAATATCCACCTGCTATTAGTTGGTTAAGTTCTTTGGGAGAGGAAGAAATTGCTTTAGCTGGTTATCTAGCGATGGAATTGATGCAAGGATGTAGGAATAAGTTGGAATTGCAGGAAATTCGCAAATTTATTGCTAATTCAGCCTTCATTCTCCTGAGTCGAGTCATCCGAGCATAA
- a CDS encoding GIY-YIG nuclease family protein — MNFGFITRDNGNEVYINKDNTGYTLAELAERLGLEESVIEAEKLNPNLSIWSSSKDPNSIQWEYLSETNNFYPIDLPEGMRVTFEVITNTEKRKDEAKSLRILLKQKNIIIENSNLEQNPIINTDKDSVSETINNNELSSLDDYDFLSSISYTHRSYRKPKPSINFGEYFEQLKQTKRINSVDFIYCLYLEEIDGIYWGMTSNLTQRMRQHYEGEVKSTCYEAKAGRIWILYTLPFKNREDAEKVEEQAWSKSGGGVLLNHHDSPYAKQKSLSVATAGIVSTINDAYRHLINLGWTGTKIKLKDFLSDTPKYLQLWDQIGNNINYDVLAEVFDQDKIREKRDQLRNRVDREKSEPPKTIIPVKKLRKNEVSYLVVYYAELNTNSTEVIKTIITTPAIITDYKNRNQFNKTILYLEAYQTREDAEKVLQNINTLTKFPNIGLKTNKIFTKSIGFQVFGSSIENIDSQITKVYLYLLDNGWNGRRFKIGLFLSAQSEVNDIQDNFYNYAHNERLKMLRKYILANSKDQLCCDLVKISKILSTSTNISWRTLLFPQEWLDIYEDYELQNQRVNSSDSKYRRGRLEEQERINALKAFFMGNSNTSNTSDQAVVKSDEPDDIDWMNV, encoded by the coding sequence ATGAACTTTGGTTTTATTACCAGAGATAACGGTAATGAAGTTTATATAAATAAAGATAATACTGGTTATACATTAGCAGAATTAGCTGAGAGATTAGGATTAGAAGAAAGTGTTATTGAAGCAGAGAAATTAAATCCTAATTTATCTATTTGGAGTAGTAGTAAAGATCCAAACTCTATCCAATGGGAATATTTATCTGAAACAAATAATTTTTACCCTATTGATTTACCGGAAGGAATGCGTGTGACTTTTGAGGTAATAACTAATACGGAAAAGCGTAAGGATGAAGCTAAAAGTTTACGTATTTTATTAAAGCAGAAAAATATTATAATTGAAAATTCAAACCTTGAACAAAATCCTATTATTAATACAGATAAAGATAGTGTTTCTGAAACTATCAATAATAATGAATTAAGTTCGCTAGATGATTATGATTTTTTATCAAGTATAAGTTATACACATCGAAGTTATAGAAAACCCAAGCCATCTATTAACTTTGGTGAATATTTCGAGCAATTGAAACAAACTAAGAGAATTAATAGTGTTGATTTTATATACTGTTTATATTTAGAAGAAATAGATGGAATCTATTGGGGAATGACATCTAATTTAACTCAAAGAATGCGACAACATTATGAAGGAGAAGTTAAATCTACCTGCTACGAAGCAAAAGCAGGAAGGATCTGGATTCTATATACTTTACCATTTAAGAATAGAGAAGATGCTGAAAAGGTAGAAGAACAAGCCTGGAGTAAGTCAGGAGGAGGTGTATTATTAAATCATCATGATTCACCCTATGCTAAACAAAAATCTCTATCCGTTGCAACTGCGGGAATAGTCTCAACAATAAATGATGCTTATCGTCATCTCATAAATCTCGGATGGACTGGTACAAAAATAAAACTAAAAGATTTTTTAAGTGATACACCTAAATATTTACAACTATGGGATCAAATAGGAAATAATATTAATTATGATGTCTTAGCTGAAGTATTTGATCAAGATAAAATTAGAGAGAAGAGAGATCAGTTGAGAAATCGTGTAGATAGAGAAAAATCTGAACCTCCTAAAACAATAATTCCAGTGAAAAAACTGAGAAAAAATGAAGTTAGTTATTTAGTTGTGTATTATGCAGAATTAAATACTAATAGCACCGAAGTTATAAAGACAATAATCACTACACCCGCAATTATTACTGATTACAAAAATCGGAATCAGTTTAATAAAACTATTTTATATTTAGAAGCATACCAAACTAGAGAGGATGCGGAAAAGGTTTTACAAAATATTAATACCCTTACCAAGTTTCCAAATATAGGTTTGAAAACTAATAAAATCTTTACTAAATCAATAGGGTTTCAGGTTTTTGGCAGTAGTATTGAAAATATAGATTCTCAAATTACTAAAGTATATCTATATTTATTAGATAATGGTTGGAATGGTAGAAGATTTAAAATAGGACTTTTTCTATCTGCACAATCTGAAGTAAATGATATACAGGACAATTTTTATAATTATGCTCACAATGAAAGATTAAAGATGTTGAGAAAATATATTTTAGCAAACAGCAAAGATCAACTATGTTGTGATCTAGTTAAGATATCAAAAATATTGTCTACATCTACTAATATTAGCTGGAGAACTTTGCTATTTCCACAAGAATGGCTTGATATTTATGAAGATTATGAATTGCAAAATCAGAGAGTAAATTCATCAGATTCAAAATACAGAAGAGGCAGATTAGAAGAACAAGAACGAATAAATGCGTTAAAAGCATTTTTTATGGGAAATTCAAATACATCAAATACATCAGATCAAGCTGTTGTAAAATCAGATGAACCTGATGATATAGATTGGATGAATGTTTAA
- a CDS encoding magnesium chelatase subunit H yields the protein MFTQVKSTIRHIAPDDLRGRKLIKVVYVVLESQYQSALSQAVREINANHPSVAIEISGYLIEELRGTENFEGFQRDIASANIFIASLIFIEDLAQKVVAAVEPHRDNLDVSVVFPSMPEVMRLNKMGSFSLAQLGQSKSVIANFMKKRKEKSGAGFQDGMLKLLRTLPQVLKFLPMEKAQDARNFMLSFQYWLGGSAENLENFLLMLADKYVLKGAEKESFAAAKYEAPVVYPDMGIWHPLAPSMFEDVREYLNWYSVRRDISRNLKDPLAPCVGLVLQRTHLVTGDDAHYVAIVQELESLGAKVLPVFAGGLDFSKPIEAYFYEPTTKLQLVDAVVSLTGFALVGGPARQDHPKAIEALKRLNRPYMVALPLVFQTTEEWLDSDLGLHPIQVALQIAIPELDGAIEPIILSGKDGATGKAIALQDRVEIVAQRALKWATLRRKPKLIKKVAITVFSFPPDKGNVGTAAYLDVFGSIHEVMKGLKNNGYDVQDIPETPQELLEQVIHDAQAQYNSPELNVAYKMSVPEYEALTPYSQRLEENWGPPPGNLNSDGQNLLIYGKQFGNVFIGVQPTFGYEGDPMRLLFSRSASPHHGFAAYYTYLERIWGADAVLHFGTHGSLEFMPGKQMGMSGDCYPDQLIGSIPNLYYYAANNPSEATIAKRRSYAETISYLTPPAENAGLYKGLKELSELIASYQTLKDTGRGVSIVNSIMDKCRIVNLDKDIELPETDSKDMSSEERDNIVGNVYRRLMEIESRLLPCGLHVIGKPPSAEEAIATLVNIASLDRQEEEIQGLPGIIARSLGRSIEDIYKNNDAGILEDVQLLQDITLATRAAVTALVQEQIDAEGRVIAVSKLNFFNMGRKEPWVESLHQSGYPKVDTSALKPLFEYLEFCLKQVCADNELGGLLQGLAGEYILPGPGGDPIRNPDVLPTGKNIHALDPQSIPTSAAVQSAKIVVDRLLERNKSENEGNWPETIACVLWGTDNIKTYGESLAQIMWMVGVRPVADALGRVNKLELIPLEELGRPRIDVVINCSGVFRDLFINQMNLLDQGVKMAAEADEPLEMNFVRKHALKQAEDMGINLRQAATRVFSNASGSYSSNINLAVENSTWDSEAELQEMYLKRKSFSFNSDNPGVMDESREIFETTLKTADATFQNLDSSEISLTDVSHYFDSDPTKLVASLRADGKKPSSYIADTTTANAQVRTLSETVRLDARTKLLNPKWYEGMLSHGYEGVRELSKRLVNTTGWSATAGAVDNWIYEDTNETFIKDEEMQKRLMNLNPHSFRKIVSTLLEMNGRGYWETSEENLDRLRELYQEVENRIEGIE from the coding sequence ATGTTTACCCAAGTCAAGTCCACTATTCGACATATTGCACCTGATGATTTACGGGGACGTAAATTAATCAAGGTTGTCTATGTCGTGCTAGAATCCCAATACCAAAGTGCATTATCGCAGGCGGTACGGGAAATTAACGCTAATCATCCCAGCGTAGCCATAGAAATCAGTGGATACTTGATTGAAGAACTGCGTGGAACTGAAAACTTTGAAGGATTTCAGCGCGATATAGCCAGTGCTAATATATTCATTGCTTCTCTAATTTTTATTGAAGACTTAGCACAGAAAGTAGTTGCCGCAGTTGAACCCCATCGTGATAATCTAGATGTGTCGGTTGTCTTCCCCTCCATGCCCGAAGTTATGCGCCTCAATAAAATGGGTAGCTTCTCCTTGGCGCAGTTAGGACAATCCAAGAGCGTTATCGCTAACTTCATGAAAAAGCGCAAAGAAAAATCTGGCGCTGGTTTCCAAGACGGAATGTTGAAGTTATTGCGGACACTTCCCCAAGTGCTGAAATTCCTACCTATGGAAAAAGCACAAGATGCGCGTAACTTCATGCTCAGTTTTCAGTATTGGCTAGGTGGTTCAGCGGAAAACCTGGAAAACTTCTTGCTGATGCTGGCTGATAAATACGTATTAAAAGGTGCAGAAAAAGAAAGCTTTGCTGCTGCTAAGTATGAAGCACCAGTTGTTTATCCCGACATGGGAATTTGGCATCCTTTAGCGCCAAGTATGTTTGAGGATGTGCGAGAATATCTCAACTGGTATTCTGTCCGCAGGGATATTTCTAGAAATCTCAAAGACCCTCTTGCACCATGTGTAGGTTTGGTTTTACAAAGAACTCACCTAGTGACCGGTGATGATGCCCATTATGTGGCAATTGTCCAGGAATTAGAATCATTAGGTGCAAAAGTTCTGCCTGTGTTTGCTGGTGGTTTGGATTTCTCTAAACCAATAGAAGCTTACTTCTATGAACCCACAACTAAATTACAATTAGTAGATGCGGTAGTCTCTTTAACTGGTTTCGCTTTGGTGGGTGGACCCGCCAGACAAGACCATCCGAAAGCTATTGAAGCATTAAAACGGTTAAATCGTCCCTACATGGTTGCCTTGCCTTTGGTCTTCCAAACCACCGAAGAATGGCTAGATAGCGATTTGGGGTTACATCCCATTCAAGTGGCTTTACAGATTGCTATCCCTGAATTAGACGGGGCAATTGAGCCTATTATCTTATCAGGTAAAGATGGGGCAACTGGAAAAGCGATCGCCCTCCAAGACCGGGTAGAAATTGTTGCCCAACGCGCCTTAAAATGGGCAACTCTGCGCCGCAAACCTAAATTAATCAAGAAAGTTGCTATCACTGTTTTCAGCTTCCCCCCCGACAAAGGTAACGTGGGTACAGCCGCATATTTAGATGTATTCGGTTCTATCCATGAAGTCATGAAAGGACTGAAAAACAACGGTTACGATGTACAAGATATTCCCGAAACTCCCCAAGAGTTGCTAGAACAAGTAATCCACGACGCACAAGCACAATACAACAGTCCTGAACTCAACGTTGCTTACAAAATGTCTGTGCCAGAATATGAAGCACTGACACCCTACTCCCAACGCTTAGAAGAAAACTGGGGACCACCTCCCGGAAACTTGAACAGCGACGGCCAAAATCTCTTGATTTATGGGAAACAATTTGGTAATGTGTTTATTGGTGTGCAGCCAACATTTGGTTATGAAGGCGACCCCATGCGGTTGTTATTCTCCCGTTCCGCAAGTCCCCATCATGGTTTTGCAGCTTACTACACCTATCTAGAACGGATTTGGGGCGCTGATGCTGTGTTACATTTTGGGACACATGGCTCTTTGGAATTTATGCCCGGTAAGCAAATGGGAATGTCCGGTGATTGTTACCCAGATCAACTAATTGGCTCAATTCCTAATCTGTATTATTACGCAGCTAACAACCCCAGTGAAGCCACAATTGCTAAACGTCGCAGTTATGCAGAAACAATTTCTTACCTGACACCACCTGCGGAAAATGCTGGTTTATACAAAGGTTTGAAAGAACTCAGCGAGTTAATTGCTTCTTACCAAACTTTGAAAGACACAGGACGCGGCGTTTCTATTGTCAATTCCATCATGGATAAGTGCCGCATTGTCAACTTAGACAAGGATATTGAGTTACCAGAAACCGACTCTAAGGATATGTCCTCGGAAGAACGGGATAACATCGTTGGTAACGTTTATCGGCGGTTGATGGAGATTGAATCGCGGTTGTTACCTTGTGGACTGCACGTGATTGGTAAACCTCCTAGTGCCGAAGAAGCGATCGCAACTTTGGTCAATATTGCTAGTTTAGATCGGCAAGAGGAAGAAATTCAAGGCTTACCCGGAATTATTGCTAGAAGTCTGGGACGCAGCATTGAAGATATCTACAAAAACAACGACGCGGGGATTTTGGAGGATGTCCAATTACTCCAAGATATCACCCTCGCTACCCGTGCGGCTGTCACAGCTTTAGTCCAAGAACAAATTGACGCAGAAGGCAGAGTTATAGCGGTTTCCAAGTTGAATTTCTTCAATATGGGCAGAAAAGAACCTTGGGTGGAATCATTGCATCAATCAGGTTATCCCAAAGTTGATACCTCTGCGTTAAAACCCCTGTTTGAATATTTGGAATTCTGCTTAAAACAAGTTTGTGCAGATAACGAACTCGGTGGACTTCTCCAAGGTTTAGCAGGTGAATACATCCTACCCGGACCCGGTGGTGATCCTATCCGTAATCCTGACGTATTACCCACTGGTAAAAATATTCACGCTTTAGACCCCCAATCTATCCCCACTTCTGCCGCAGTTCAATCTGCGAAAATCGTCGTTGATCGGTTGTTGGAACGGAACAAGTCAGAAAATGAAGGAAACTGGCCAGAAACCATCGCCTGTGTCCTCTGGGGTACAGATAACATCAAAACCTACGGTGAATCCCTCGCCCAAATTATGTGGATGGTGGGAGTGCGTCCAGTTGCTGATGCTTTGGGACGGGTGAATAAGTTGGAATTGATACCTTTAGAAGAGTTGGGAAGACCCAGAATTGATGTTGTAATTAACTGTTCTGGTGTATTCCGTGACTTGTTCATTAACCAAATGAATCTGCTTGACCAAGGTGTGAAAATGGCAGCAGAAGCTGATGAACCTTTGGAAATGAACTTTGTCCGCAAGCATGCTTTGAAACAAGCTGAGGACATGGGGATAAATCTGCGTCAAGCTGCAACTCGCGTTTTCTCTAATGCTTCTGGTTCTTATTCTTCTAATATCAACTTAGCGGTGGAGAATAGCACTTGGGATAGTGAAGCTGAGTTACAGGAAATGTATTTGAAACGGAAATCTTTCTCTTTTAATTCTGATAATCCTGGGGTTATGGATGAGTCACGGGAGATTTTTGAAACTACGTTAAAAACTGCTGATGCAACTTTCCAGAATCTCGATTCTTCGGAAATCAGTTTAACAGATGTTTCCCATTATTTTGACTCAGATCCTACTAAGTTAGTGGCAAGTCTGCGTGCGGATGGGAAGAAACCATCTTCTTATATTGCAGATACAACTACAGCGAATGCACAGGTGAGAACTTTATCGGAAACTGTGCGTTTAGATGCGCGGACGAAGTTGTTAAATCCCAAATGGTATGAGGGAATGTTGTCTCACGGTTACGAAGGTGTGCGGGAACTTTCTAAACGGTTGGTTAATACCACTGGTTGGAGTGCGACTGCTGGTGCTGTGGATAATTGGATTTATGAGGACACGAATGAGACTTTCATCAAAGATGAGGAAATGCAAAAGCGGTTGATGAATCTCAATCCTCATTCTTTCCGCAAGATTGTTTCTACTTTGTTGGAAATGAATGGACGCGGTTATTGGGAAACTAGCGAGGAGAATTTAGATCGCTTACGTGAGTTGTATCAGGAGGTGGAAAATCGGATTGAGGGTATAGAATAG
- a CDS encoding Uma2 family endonuclease → MNALTVNLDSVMKMTDDQFFKLCQANRDLRFERNANGELIIMPPTGGETGNKNARITQQVMNWTDADGTGIAFDSSTCFKLPNGADRSPDASWIKLERWDALTDEEKQKFPPICPDFVIELLSPSDSLKTTQEKMQEYIDNGVGLGILINRKSRQVEIYRPGKEVEVLDFPATVSGEDVLKGFVLNLGMIW, encoded by the coding sequence ATGAATGCTTTAACTGTCAATTTAGATTCAGTAATGAAAATGACTGATGACCAGTTTTTTAAACTATGTCAAGCAAACCGCGATTTAAGATTTGAAAGAAATGCAAATGGAGAATTAATAATTATGCCACCAACGGGAGGAGAAACGGGAAATAAAAATGCGAGAATCACTCAACAAGTAATGAATTGGACTGATGCTGATGGTACTGGCATCGCTTTTGATTCTTCTACTTGTTTTAAGTTACCAAATGGTGCAGATCGTTCTCCTGATGCTTCTTGGATCAAGTTAGAAAGATGGGATGCTTTAACTGATGAAGAAAAACAAAAGTTTCCTCCTATTTGTCCTGATTTTGTGATTGAGTTACTTTCTCCTAGTGATAGTTTGAAGACTACACAGGAAAAGATGCAGGAATATATAGATAATGGAGTGGGTTTGGGGATATTAATTAATCGGAAATCTCGTCAAGTGGAGATTTATAGACCAGGAAAAGAGGTTGAGGTTTTGGATTTTCCTGCTACGGTTTCGGGGGAAGATGTTTTAAAGGGTTTTGTTTTGAATTTGGGGATGATTTGGTAA
- a CDS encoding HigA family addiction module antitoxin has translation MNNLQDITQDRLVRPIHPGEVIADILDDLDINPSNFAEILGVSNQTIQEIINGEKSITVDIAIRLGKALGNGPRLWLNLQQKVDVWDALQSHKEEYEQVMTLV, from the coding sequence ATGAATAATTTGCAAGATATTACTCAAGATAGATTAGTAAGACCAATACATCCTGGTGAAGTAATTGCAGATATTTTAGATGATTTAGATATTAATCCTAGCAATTTTGCTGAAATTTTAGGAGTATCTAATCAAACAATTCAGGAAATTATTAATGGTGAAAAATCCATTACTGTAGATATTGCAATTCGTCTTGGTAAAGCTTTAGGTAATGGACCAAGACTTTGGTTAAATCTTCAGCAAAAGGTTGATGTTTGGGATGCTTTACAAAGCCATAAGGAAGAATATGAGCAAGTTATGACTTTGGTTTAG
- a CDS encoding type II toxin-antitoxin system HicB family antitoxin: protein MKWRVILEPDPETSEWAIWCPELPGCTSAGVTQEEALNNIREAIELYLQPDTIQLLPGAVIREVMLG, encoded by the coding sequence ATGAAGTGGCGAGTCATACTTGAACCTGATCCAGAAACAAGCGAATGGGCAATTTGGTGTCCAGAACTCCCTGGATGCACCTCTGCCGGTGTTACACAAGAAGAAGCCCTTAATAATATAAGAGAAGCGATCGAGCTTTATTTACAGCCCGATACTATTCAACTTCTTCCTGGAGCAGTAATCCGTGAGGTTATGCTCGGATGA
- a CDS encoding type II toxin-antitoxin system RelE/ParE family toxin gives MIQTFKNKALENLFRENFNKGVPANLEKKIRIRLEVIDSALMVEDIRLPGYDLHELKGDRKGTWSIKVSGNWRITFKFEDGDAYDVNLEDYH, from the coding sequence ATGATTCAAACATTTAAAAATAAAGCATTAGAAAATCTGTTTAGAGAAAATTTTAATAAAGGAGTTCCTGCAAATTTAGAAAAGAAAATTAGAATCAGACTTGAAGTTATAGACTCTGCTTTAATGGTAGAAGATATAAGATTACCGGGTTATGATTTGCATGAATTAAAAGGAGATAGGAAAGGAACTTGGTCAATTAAGGTATCAGGAAACTGGCGGATAACTTTTAAATTTGAAGATGGTGATGCTTATGATGTCAATCTTGAAGATTATCATTAA
- a CDS encoding BrnT family toxin, with protein MRYNFDWNPAKEKQNIRKHQINFRLASTVFRDQYQLSLYDEEHSDYEDRWITIGLDETGILRVVIHTFEQTDEDSCLIRIISARKATFNEQQYYQGRKL; from the coding sequence TTGCGTTATAATTTTGATTGGAATCCAGCAAAAGAAAAACAGAATATTCGTAAACATCAAATCAATTTTCGTTTAGCATCAACTGTTTTTCGTGATCAATATCAATTAAGTTTATATGATGAAGAACATAGTGATTATGAAGACAGATGGATTACTATAGGTTTAGACGAAACGGGTATTTTAAGGGTTGTTATTCATACTTTTGAACAAACAGATGAAGACTCGTGTTTGATTCGTATTATTTCAGCACGGAAAGCAACTTTTAATGAACAGCAGTATTATCAAGGAAGAAAGCTATGA